The Anaeromicrobium sediminis genome includes a region encoding these proteins:
- a CDS encoding HAMP domain-containing sensor histidine kinase, with amino-acid sequence MIFLSVCIVIASYVILVDPSNSSYWDPSSDILSQIENSQELPLDTIKIISKYENLDISIYKRFDRQEKIFYFKSPKKNYLYDSIVNNGYIRINEHTLREFDTLFMASRVDRVKSKNNVDYTVIIEKFYREESTYILLLVIALFLLSSTGILLSTLIGSKLSKRMLRPIKNMTETVNDISVNHLSTRLDINKSHDELRELSITFNNMLDRLERDYEKQNQFVSDASHELRTPISVIQGYASLLDRWGKDDKEVLDESIDALRSESQNMKDLVEQLLFLARSDKGTQVVNKSLFSLSELCEEIVKETKLIDKDHDILLENNNNISLYGDRKLIKQAVRIFVDNSIKFTQNKGYIKVQLYKENKNTVLAIEDNGIGIPKEDIPHIFDRFYRSDKSRTKETGGTGLGLSICRWILNEHYATIRVYSVVDIGTKILIYFPEK; translated from the coding sequence GTGATTTTTCTAAGTGTATGTATAGTAATTGCATCCTATGTAATACTAGTAGATCCTTCTAATTCTAGTTACTGGGACCCCTCTTCCGATATATTATCACAGATAGAAAATTCACAAGAGTTACCTCTTGATACTATTAAAATTATATCTAAATATGAGAATCTAGATATAAGCATATATAAAAGATTTGATAGGCAAGAAAAAATCTTTTATTTTAAATCTCCTAAGAAAAACTATTTATACGATTCTATTGTAAACAATGGGTATATTAGAATCAATGAACACACATTAAGAGAGTTTGATACTTTATTCATGGCCAGTAGAGTTGATAGGGTCAAGTCTAAAAATAATGTGGATTATACTGTAATAATCGAAAAATTTTATAGGGAAGAAAGCACTTATATATTACTTTTAGTAATTGCTTTATTCTTATTATCATCTACAGGCATTTTATTGTCTACTCTCATAGGCTCTAAATTAAGCAAGCGAATGTTACGACCTATTAAAAATATGACAGAGACAGTTAATGACATTTCTGTTAATCATCTGTCTACCCGTTTAGATATTAATAAATCCCATGATGAGCTTAGGGAGTTATCTATTACCTTTAATAATATGTTAGATAGGCTTGAACGTGATTATGAGAAACAAAACCAATTTGTGTCAGATGCCTCTCATGAACTCAGAACACCTATCTCTGTAATCCAGGGATATGCCAGTTTATTGGATAGATGGGGCAAGGATGATAAGGAAGTTCTAGACGAATCTATAGATGCATTGAGATCAGAATCACAAAATATGAAGGACTTAGTTGAACAATTATTGTTCTTAGCTCGAAGTGACAAGGGAACTCAAGTGGTAAATAAAAGTCTATTCTCCTTAAGTGAATTATGTGAAGAAATAGTTAAAGAGACAAAATTAATAGATAAAGACCATGATATTTTATTAGAAAATAATAATAATATTAGCTTATATGGAGATAGAAAGTTAATAAAGCAAGCAGTACGAATATTTGTAGATAACAGCATTAAATTCACACAAAATAAAGGTTATATAAAGGTTCAGCTTTATAAAGAAAATAAGAATACAGTTTTAGCCATAGAAGACAATGGAATTGGAATTCCTAAAGAGGATATTCCCCATATATTCGATAGATTTTATCGTTCTGACAAATCTAGAACAAAGGAAACGGGAGGAACAGGACTTGGTCTATCCATATGTAGGTGGATATTAAATGAACACTATGCAACTATTCGAGTATATAGTGTTGTAGATATAGGAACTAAAATTTTAATATATTTTCCTGAAAAGTAG
- a CDS encoding response regulator transcription factor, which yields MKKTILIVEDEIKILRFLELELKYEGYQVLKAQDGKEALDNFSKNQVDLILLDIMLPKLSGIQVCRRIRQTSQVPIIMLTAKDDTLDKVMGLDTGADDYMTKPFEIEELLARIRVALRRNSFTEKTTHIIRIGDLSLDSDKHMVCVNNNPIDLTKREFDFLKYLMENKNIVLSRDNIIKVVWGYDYVGDTNIVDVYIRYLRSKIDDKYNKKFIHTIRGVGYTIKDENF from the coding sequence TTGAAAAAGACAATTTTAATAGTGGAAGACGAGATTAAAATATTAAGATTTTTAGAATTAGAATTAAAATATGAGGGATACCAAGTCCTAAAAGCACAGGATGGTAAAGAGGCCTTAGATAACTTTTCAAAAAATCAAGTAGATTTAATTTTACTAGATATTATGTTACCTAAATTAAGTGGCATTCAAGTATGTAGAAGAATAAGGCAAACTTCTCAAGTTCCTATTATAATGTTAACAGCTAAAGATGATACTCTTGATAAGGTTATGGGCTTAGATACTGGTGCTGATGATTATATGACTAAGCCCTTTGAAATAGAAGAACTTCTGGCTCGAATAAGAGTAGCTTTAAGAAGAAATTCTTTTACTGAGAAGACAACTCACATTATACGAATTGGTGATTTATCTTTAGATTCAGATAAACATATGGTGTGTGTAAATAATAATCCAATAGATTTAACTAAAAGGGAATTTGATTTTTTAAAATACCTTATGGAAAATAAAAATATTGTCTTATCTAGAGATAATATAATTAAGGTAGTTTGGGGATATGATTATGTGGGGGATACAAATATAGTAGACGTATATATTAGGTATCTAAGAAGTAAGATTGATGATAAATATAATAAAAAATTTATCCATACAATTAGAGGGGTAGGTTACACAATTAAAGATGAGAATTTTTAA
- a CDS encoding DUF4342 domain-containing protein, whose amino-acid sequence MSIDLKQIDLLRERVNVSYEEAKEALEKNNGNLLDSIIYLEKTNKNTSKINKEKFTQSLNKYNNYKLTISKDGETILKLNLILSILIGLFTTPVSLLCILTALILKCEFKIINVPSPTTSCNESINLSKE is encoded by the coding sequence ATGAGCATTGATTTAAAACAAATAGACCTATTAAGAGAAAGGGTTAATGTTTCTTATGAGGAAGCCAAAGAGGCCTTGGAAAAAAATAACGGGAATTTATTGGATAGTATTATTTATCTGGAAAAAACAAATAAAAATACTTCTAAAATAAATAAGGAAAAATTTACTCAAAGCTTAAATAAATACAATAACTATAAATTAACCATTTCGAAAGATGGAGAGACCATATTAAAGCTTAATTTAATTCTTAGTATATTAATCGGACTATTTACAACTCCAGTATCATTACTTTGCATATTGACAGCATTAATACTAAAATGTGAATTCAAAATAATTAATGTGCCTAGTCCTACAACTTCCTGTAATGAATCTATTAATTTAAGCAAAGAATAG
- a CDS encoding glycerophosphoryl diester phosphodiesterase membrane domain-containing protein: protein MEETYKIMEKTEVIDKSFSIHKKNLITLAIFVVAYGLIYLVAAILGALIGGVSVIGLIGSGIENPSSAVEILGKSAGGILIILVLGSLFLGITLARNAGIINIASNAFLGKNVSVEEAFLVSFKSIPRLIGVTIAGIIWFIPFLVGIGVVGFIYGKSANSIYMSNLINTGPASMVGIVISTIIFVAIIMLIIYTYITLHRFAIHTAILEDLSFFKALKKSRQLVKGEFWKIFGILMAFYIIVGGIKFSIYALMGEISLIGGLITKFTSGSEEMLANSLMASSLSRIPVNLFTSVFVAPVADILVTILYYNQRFKKDGYDLKLTLENIKRNSIGEN from the coding sequence GTGGAAGAAACATATAAAATAATGGAAAAAACAGAAGTTATAGATAAGAGTTTTAGTATTCACAAAAAAAATTTAATTACATTGGCCATATTTGTAGTGGCATATGGTCTCATATATTTGGTAGCTGCAATATTGGGAGCATTGATAGGGGGAGTATCTGTAATAGGCTTAATTGGAAGTGGCATAGAAAATCCTTCATCGGCAGTGGAGATTCTTGGGAAATCTGCAGGGGGTATATTAATAATATTAGTTTTAGGAAGTTTATTTCTTGGAATTACTCTAGCTAGAAATGCTGGAATAATCAATATAGCTTCTAATGCTTTTTTAGGTAAAAATGTTAGTGTGGAAGAGGCCTTTTTAGTAAGTTTTAAATCTATTCCAAGGCTTATAGGGGTTACAATAGCAGGAATAATATGGTTTATTCCCTTTTTAGTAGGTATTGGTGTAGTCGGATTTATATATGGAAAAAGTGCAAATTCCATATATATGAGCAATTTAATAAATACAGGACCTGCATCTATGGTGGGAATTGTTATATCAACCATAATATTCGTTGCTATTATTATGTTAATAATATATACGTATATAACATTACATCGATTTGCCATCCATACGGCCATATTAGAAGACTTGTCATTTTTTAAAGCTCTAAAGAAAAGTAGACAATTAGTTAAGGGGGAGTTTTGGAAGATATTTGGAATATTAATGGCATTTTATATTATTGTGGGAGGCATAAAGTTTTCCATATATGCTTTAATGGGAGAAATAAGTTTAATAGGTGGTTTAATAACTAAATTTACTTCAGGAAGTGAAGAGATGTTAGCTAATAGTTTGATGGCATCTAGTCTAAGCAGAATTCCTGTTAACTTATTTACGTCTGTATTTGTGGCTCCTGTGGCAGATATATTAGTCACTATACTTTATTACAATCAAAGATTTAAAAAGGATGGTTATGATTTAAAACTTACACTTGAAAATATTAAAAGAAATTCTATAGGAGAGAACTAA
- a CDS encoding AAA family ATPase: MEGYIKGTTKETADKIMKEVKKIIVDQDEAIKNCLISLFCEGNVLLEGVPGLAKTLLVKTLSQSVDLEFKRIQFTPDLMPSDVTGTKIFNMETREFQLKKGPIFTNFLLADEINRTPPKTQAGLLEAMEEKFVTIDGERLELPKPYMVFATQNPIEYEGTYVLPEALTDRFLMKIKISYPSKEAEKNILMKHNLNMMDIDKNVSAVCSKEHILKCREEIENVIVKEELIDYIVEVVSRTRENELIEIGSSPRGAIALLKTAKAHAAMEGRDYVIPEDIKEVIIPTLTHRIILKAEMEIEGVLVENVIMNILDVVKVPR; the protein is encoded by the coding sequence TTGGAAGGATATATTAAAGGAACCACAAAAGAAACAGCAGATAAAATAATGAAGGAAGTAAAAAAAATAATAGTGGATCAGGATGAAGCAATAAAAAATTGTTTAATAAGCCTTTTCTGTGAAGGGAATGTTTTGTTAGAAGGAGTTCCTGGGTTAGCTAAAACCTTACTTGTAAAAACCCTTTCTCAATCTGTAGATTTAGAATTTAAAAGAATACAGTTTACTCCGGACTTAATGCCATCTGATGTGACAGGAACTAAAATATTTAATATGGAGACTCGTGAATTTCAGTTAAAGAAGGGACCCATATTTACTAACTTCCTTTTGGCAGACGAAATAAATCGTACTCCACCTAAAACTCAGGCAGGACTCCTTGAAGCAATGGAAGAAAAGTTTGTAACCATAGATGGAGAAAGATTAGAATTACCAAAACCATATATGGTATTTGCAACTCAAAATCCTATAGAGTATGAGGGAACCTATGTATTACCAGAGGCCTTAACAGATAGATTTTTAATGAAGATAAAGATAAGTTATCCATCAAAAGAAGCAGAGAAAAATATTTTAATGAAACATAATTTAAATATGATGGATATAGACAAGAATGTAAGTGCCGTATGTAGTAAGGAACACATATTAAAGTGTAGAGAAGAAATTGAAAATGTAATAGTAAAAGAAGAATTAATAGATTATATTGTGGAGGTAGTATCTAGAACTAGGGAAAATGAATTAATAGAAATTGGAAGTTCCCCAAGGGGAGCTATTGCGCTACTTAAAACAGCTAAGGCTCATGCGGCAATGGAGGGGCGTGATTATGTTATTCCAGAGGACATAAAAGAAGTAATAATACCTACCCTTACCCATAGGATTATTTTAAAGGCTGAGATGGAAATAGAAGGAGTTTTAGTGGAAAATGTAATAATGAATATACTAGATGTAGTAAAAGTGCCTAGATAG
- a CDS encoding DUF58 domain-containing protein, which yields MIIGLGILPLLLGHILDISYYIFLIYNVGVLLVLLYDYKTTKYDENIEIGRFGEDKLSIHEVEHISFTIHNKNNEPINVKIKDEVPDFHFEIMDEVISEKVLPRNRSNISYRLRPKKRGAYEFNKIHMRIESRLKLVYLRKVISLPREYKVYPNLKNLKKYKLLVAKNKLMEPGRKSLRSIGSKTSFSHLREYVVGDEYRKINWKATARENKPIVNEYEPEKNQRIHILLDEGRTMSGEIRGYKKLDVAIDAALLLGDISNQKGDLCGLTTFNRNVNSYVKPNKGPGHRNNILETLYHIEGSSITSNYKEAFLHLKKKEKHRGIIFLFTDFSIMEEGEEILKHLSIISKNNIVTIVLIKDENRQNVLGEKSNSVEKIYDKAVAMEMLKNREMVINLIKKRKIMCIEADREELSLRVINKYLEIKNQMDF from the coding sequence ATGATTATTGGGTTAGGCATATTACCACTACTTTTAGGCCATATATTAGACATATCCTATTATATATTTTTAATATATAATGTGGGAGTCCTATTAGTTTTGTTATATGATTATAAGACCACGAAATATGATGAGAATATTGAAATAGGTAGATTTGGAGAGGATAAATTATCTATTCACGAAGTGGAGCATATTAGTTTTACAATTCATAATAAGAACAATGAACCTATTAATGTGAAAATAAAGGATGAAGTACCTGATTTTCATTTTGAAATTATGGATGAGGTAATATCAGAAAAAGTATTACCAAGAAATAGGTCCAATATATCCTATAGGCTAAGACCTAAGAAAAGAGGTGCCTATGAATTTAATAAAATTCATATGAGAATAGAAAGTAGGCTTAAATTAGTTTATTTAAGAAAGGTCATATCATTACCTAGGGAATATAAGGTATATCCTAATTTGAAAAATTTAAAGAAATATAAATTATTAGTTGCAAAAAATAAATTGATGGAACCTGGGAGAAAAAGCCTAAGATCTATAGGCAGTAAAACTTCATTTAGCCATCTAAGGGAATATGTGGTAGGGGATGAATATAGAAAAATAAATTGGAAGGCAACCGCGAGGGAAAATAAGCCAATAGTAAATGAATATGAACCAGAAAAGAATCAGAGGATACATATTTTACTAGATGAAGGACGAACTATGTCAGGAGAAATAAGGGGATATAAAAAATTAGATGTAGCAATAGACGCAGCACTACTTTTGGGGGATATATCTAATCAAAAGGGAGATTTATGTGGTTTAACTACCTTTAACAGGAACGTTAATAGTTATGTGAAACCAAATAAGGGTCCAGGACACAGAAATAATATACTGGAGACTTTATATCATATAGAAGGTAGCAGTATTACTTCTAACTATAAGGAAGCCTTTTTACATTTGAAGAAAAAGGAAAAGCATAGGGGGATAATATTTTTATTTACAGACTTCTCCATAATGGAAGAGGGAGAAGAAATACTTAAACATCTTTCTATTATAAGCAAAAATAATATAGTTACCATAGTGTTGATTAAGGATGAAAATAGACAGAATGTATTAGGTGAAAAAAGTAACTCTGTGGAAAAGATATATGATAAGGCTGTAGCTATGGAAATGTTGAAAAATAGAGAAATGGTTATAAACTTAATTAAAAAGAGAAAAATAATGTGTATAGAAGCAGATAGGGAAGAATTATCCCTTAGGGTAATAAATAAGTATTTAGAGATTAAAAATCAAATGGATTTTTAA
- a CDS encoding stage II sporulation protein M: MNEEIFIKKNKSRWDKLNSYVDRIDKSGHKNLNSKELRDFLYLYKESSYHLSYANTHFPNTNISNYLNSLVGRAHNNLYSVKENSFKKMLNYLTTGFPKKIKEFSFFINCSTGIFFLGFILSLVMVLVNESSAYYFLPKDLIETIDYSMDSQRQWDYPLMSSYIMVNNISISLKAFVLGITFGIGTIYVLFLNGALLGGLTALIYLNGNPTVYWSLILPHGILELTAIFISGGAGFLLAYHMLIPKDLSRAHSIVLGAKKASSLLLGIVVMLIIAGIIEGFFTPLAISPNIKLAFSLMTLIMLIFYIVRGNKSHKQ; encoded by the coding sequence ATGAATGAAGAAATTTTTATAAAAAAGAACAAATCTCGTTGGGATAAGCTAAATTCCTATGTGGATAGGATAGATAAAAGTGGACATAAAAACTTAAACTCCAAAGAATTACGAGACTTTCTATATTTATATAAGGAAAGTTCTTATCATCTTTCCTATGCTAATACTCACTTTCCCAATACTAATATAAGTAATTATTTAAATTCTTTAGTGGGTAGAGCTCATAATAACCTCTATTCTGTTAAAGAAAATAGTTTTAAAAAAATGTTGAATTACTTAACAACAGGGTTTCCTAAAAAAATAAAAGAATTTTCATTTTTTATTAATTGCTCTACTGGAATTTTCTTTTTAGGATTTATCTTGTCCCTAGTAATGGTCTTAGTAAATGAATCTAGTGCCTATTATTTTCTTCCTAAGGATTTAATAGAAACTATAGATTACTCCATGGACTCACAAAGACAATGGGATTACCCCCTAATGTCTAGTTATATTATGGTAAATAATATTTCCATATCCTTAAAGGCCTTTGTCCTTGGAATAACCTTTGGTATTGGTACCATCTATGTACTATTTTTAAATGGAGCATTACTTGGAGGATTGACTGCACTCATATATTTAAATGGCAATCCTACCGTATATTGGTCTTTAATATTACCCCATGGAATATTAGAGTTAACAGCTATTTTCATAAGTGGTGGTGCAGGATTCCTCCTTGCATATCACATGCTCATTCCCAAAGATTTATCTAGAGCCCATTCCATTGTATTAGGAGCTAAAAAGGCATCATCCCTTTTATTAGGAATAGTAGTCATGCTCATAATAGCCGGAATTATAGAAGGATTCTTTACACCACTAGCCATATCTCCAAATATAAAATTAGCCTTTAGTTTAATGACCCTTATAATGCTTATATTTTATATTGTTAGAGGAAATAAATCTCATAAACAATAG
- a CDS encoding RDD family protein produces MKKITITTPENTQIEYNLASVGSRVAAAAIDMIIQFTALGIIGLGVFFTWAGSLEYLQSKGDGWIIGALIILTFVVSYGYFIFFEMKMNGRTPGKKIFKLRTLKNNGQPIDIKSSIIRNLFRSILDDQGIGVVMIFFSKEHKRVGDYAASTMVVVEKDEKIYTLEEINLEHDPNLSKDENDLLKEYERRKGELEDSHIKEEIEKYFKEKDRLKGTIELEKTKEDILDNMEK; encoded by the coding sequence GTGAAAAAAATTACAATAACCACTCCTGAAAATACACAAATAGAATATAATTTAGCCAGTGTAGGTTCTAGGGTAGCGGCTGCTGCAATAGATATGATTATTCAGTTTACCGCATTAGGGATAATTGGTCTAGGGGTATTTTTTACTTGGGCTGGAAGTTTAGAGTATTTACAATCAAAGGGAGATGGCTGGATAATAGGAGCCTTAATTATATTAACTTTTGTAGTCTCTTATGGCTATTTTATATTCTTTGAGATGAAGATGAACGGTAGAACACCAGGGAAAAAAATATTTAAACTAAGGACCTTAAAAAATAATGGACAACCCATAGATATAAAAAGCTCCATAATAAGGAATTTATTTAGAAGTATACTAGATGATCAGGGTATTGGAGTTGTGATGATATTCTTTTCAAAGGAGCATAAACGAGTGGGAGATTATGCTGCATCTACCATGGTAGTTGTGGAGAAAGATGAAAAAATATATACATTGGAAGAAATTAATCTTGAGCATGATCCGAACTTATCTAAGGATGAGAATGACCTATTAAAGGAGTATGAACGTAGAAAAGGTGAATTAGAAGATTCACACATAAAGGAAGAAATAGAAAAATATTTTAAGGAAAAGGATAGGTTAAAGGGCACTATAGAATTAGAAAAAACTAAAGAAGATATTTTAGATAATATGGAAAAGTAA
- a CDS encoding methyl-accepting chemotaxis protein — MFKFKKLKSRIIAYIGVFVLIALGVTNWGLYSMTSKLLTKAAYENAKETAHDYGNSVLGEFNSVMHTARSLEATLKGMKESGDTNRTVVNNILRTVLKENENYLGVWTCWEPNAFDNKDMEYALKAGEDSKGRFVPYWSRSESGIEYSPLTGYDKEGEGDYYLLAKNSKREVIMNPFKYNINGKEIMMTTFAVPIEIDGKVLGVVGIDLSLETLQRRVQKIKPYDVGYAAVVANNGVYVAHKDDDHLGKDMGNTEERKKIKGLIKEGKEYGVNLLSNSLGKEVHRLYTPMYIGKTNTPWSFAVSIPTDAILEDLHEIRNMFRGIGIGVLIILIVVINLVSAKITKPIIQTTEMLKEVAQGEGDLTKRLEVYTEDEIGQLAKWFNVFIDNVHIIIGQVKEGSELMASSSREIGIVMEESTGGMEDMARSITSISDSLQGNASVVEETTASIEEMASSSDVISEEAEETFGRSKEILNISSEGAKHIEDVVETIKDVEKSTNLVYESIVELNESSKEIGEIVSIITGISEQTNLLALNAAIEAARAGEHGKGFAVVAEEVRKLAEESKESATKIRVLIDDIQLKSNRADESIKEGSQLVKNSVTKANKVNDKFEEILKAIDGVTNKIEVVSKSSQSQANIAQDMTSAMDEISNTTNDNAGQVQQINGVIEEQVSAFEEITANVESLSNVAKELKNHTDRFKV, encoded by the coding sequence ATGTTTAAGTTTAAAAAACTTAAGAGCAGAATAATAGCTTACATAGGAGTTTTTGTATTAATCGCATTAGGTGTAACTAATTGGGGATTATACTCAATGACAAGTAAGCTATTGACAAAAGCAGCATATGAAAATGCAAAGGAGACAGCCCATGATTATGGGAATTCCGTATTAGGAGAATTTAATAGTGTAATGCATACAGCAAGGAGCCTTGAAGCTACGTTAAAGGGAATGAAAGAATCAGGAGATACAAATAGAACTGTTGTAAATAACATATTAAGGACAGTTTTAAAAGAGAACGAGAATTACTTAGGTGTATGGACTTGTTGGGAGCCAAATGCTTTTGATAACAAGGATATGGAGTACGCCTTAAAAGCAGGAGAGGATTCTAAAGGTCGTTTTGTTCCATATTGGTCTAGAAGTGAATCAGGAATAGAATACTCACCTCTTACAGGATATGATAAGGAAGGTGAAGGTGATTATTACCTACTTGCCAAAAACTCTAAAAGGGAAGTTATAATGAATCCATTTAAATATAATATAAATGGGAAAGAAATTATGATGACTACTTTTGCAGTACCTATAGAAATAGATGGAAAAGTCCTAGGAGTAGTGGGAATAGACCTATCCCTTGAAACCCTACAAAGGCGTGTACAGAAGATTAAACCCTATGATGTGGGTTATGCTGCAGTAGTGGCTAATAATGGAGTATATGTGGCCCATAAAGATGATGATCATCTAGGAAAGGACATGGGGAATACGGAGGAAAGAAAAAAGATAAAGGGACTTATAAAAGAAGGTAAGGAATATGGTGTTAACTTACTATCAAATTCTCTAGGGAAAGAAGTACATAGACTATATACTCCTATGTACATAGGAAAGACAAATACTCCCTGGTCCTTTGCCGTAAGTATACCTACTGATGCCATATTAGAAGACCTACATGAAATAAGAAATATGTTTAGAGGTATAGGTATTGGAGTACTAATTATATTAATAGTAGTTATAAATTTAGTGTCGGCAAAAATTACAAAACCTATTATACAGACTACAGAAATGTTAAAGGAAGTGGCTCAGGGAGAAGGGGATTTAACTAAGCGACTTGAAGTTTATACAGAGGATGAAATAGGACAATTGGCTAAATGGTTTAATGTTTTCATAGATAATGTACATATTATAATAGGTCAAGTAAAAGAAGGGTCAGAACTTATGGCCTCATCTTCTAGGGAAATTGGAATAGTCATGGAAGAATCGACTGGTGGAATGGAAGACATGGCTAGAAGTATCACATCCATATCTGATTCCCTCCAAGGAAATGCAAGTGTAGTAGAAGAAACTACTGCAAGTATAGAGGAAATGGCCAGCTCTTCAGATGTAATATCAGAAGAAGCAGAAGAAACCTTTGGAAGAAGTAAAGAAATATTAAATATATCTAGTGAAGGTGCGAAACATATAGAAGATGTGGTAGAGACTATAAAAGACGTGGAGAAATCTACTAATTTAGTATATGAGTCTATTGTAGAACTAAATGAATCTTCTAAGGAAATTGGAGAAATAGTATCAATTATAACGGGAATATCCGAGCAAACCAATCTATTAGCATTAAATGCAGCAATAGAAGCTGCAAGGGCAGGAGAACATGGAAAGGGATTTGCAGTAGTAGCAGAAGAAGTTAGGAAATTAGCAGAAGAAAGTAAGGAATCTGCTACTAAAATAAGAGTCCTTATAGATGATATTCAATTAAAGTCAAATAGGGCAGATGAATCTATAAAAGAGGGAAGCCAATTAGTTAAAAATAGTGTAACTAAGGCAAATAAAGTAAACGACAAATTTGAAGAAATATTAAAGGCCATAGATGGAGTTACTAATAAAATAGAGGTAGTATCAAAATCATCTCAAAGTCAAGCAAATATAGCACAAGATATGACTAGTGCCATGGATGAAATATCTAATACTACAAATGATAATGCAGGACAAGTACAACAAATAAATGGAGTAATTGAAGAGCAGGTAAGTGCTTTTGAAGAAATAACTGCAAATGTGGAAAGTTTAAGCAATGTGGCTAAGGAATTAAAAAATCATACGGATAGATTTAAAGTATAG
- a CDS encoding LysE family transporter — translation MAYVKGFLLGMTLQLSIGPVFFALLFKSMKEGFKEAFKMALGVTLVDGFYICISFSAISTLLKIEILNMIIKVLGVIILIYFGIMYIKNAKNNEIENLDDNQNVERESNSFLFGIKLTFTNPLTILFWSGTFGSLIASKVLVGFNTILMYSLGCISATLLFLTVTSAIGSRIYKLLSDKILKRLDYVVGVILIIFAFILLLKN, via the coding sequence TTGGCTTATGTAAAGGGATTTTTGTTAGGGATGACACTTCAATTGTCCATAGGACCTGTATTTTTTGCATTATTGTTTAAATCCATGAAAGAAGGATTTAAAGAAGCATTCAAAATGGCATTAGGAGTTACTTTAGTAGATGGGTTTTATATATGCATATCCTTTAGTGCCATATCTACTTTGTTAAAAATAGAAATACTAAATATGATAATAAAAGTTTTGGGAGTTATAATATTAATTTATTTTGGAATTATGTACATAAAAAATGCTAAAAATAATGAAATTGAAAATTTAGATGATAATCAGAATGTTGAGAGAGAAAGTAATAGTTTTTTATTTGGAATAAAGCTAACTTTTACTAATCCTCTTACCATATTATTTTGGTCAGGAACCTTTGGATCTTTAATTGCATCAAAGGTTTTAGTAGGATTTAATACTATTTTAATGTATTCATTAGGCTGTATAAGTGCAACCCTATTATTTTTAACGGTGACTAGTGCCATTGGAAGCAGGATATATAAGTTATTAAGTGACAAGATTTTAAAGAGATTAGATTATGTGGTAGGTGTTATATTGATAATATTTGCTTTTATATTACTTCTAAAAAATTAG